Proteins from one Acidimicrobiia bacterium genomic window:
- a CDS encoding 5-formyltetrahydrofolate cyclo-ligase — MDPAETRQRLLAQRRALNSTQVAATSTLVAGRISCLPAYRQAAVVGTYHSIRGEIDLSALENQTGPQLAFPLTMPGEPLRFMIPNGPLVDGPFGTKEPMVGQEVDPLDLDLVLMPLVAADLQGNRIGHGAGFYDRTFANRQAGKPPFLVGVAHSFQVVDALISQPWDVPLDLIITDTGLAGPGMNHLEPPIGKD, encoded by the coding sequence ATGGACCCCGCAGAAACCCGCCAGCGACTCCTCGCTCAGCGTCGTGCTTTGAACTCGACCCAGGTTGCTGCGACCAGCACTTTGGTGGCGGGCCGCATTTCTTGCTTGCCGGCGTATCGGCAGGCCGCGGTGGTGGGGACTTATCACAGCATCCGGGGCGAGATTGATTTGTCGGCTTTAGAAAATCAAACGGGGCCACAGTTAGCTTTTCCTCTCACCATGCCTGGCGAGCCGTTGCGTTTTATGATTCCCAACGGGCCTTTGGTCGACGGCCCCTTTGGCACCAAAGAGCCGATGGTCGGTCAAGAAGTCGACCCGTTAGACTTGGATCTGGTCTTGATGCCGTTGGTGGCGGCAGACCTGCAAGGCAACCGCATCGGTCACGGGGCCGGCTTTTATGACCGAACGTTCGCCAACCGCCAAGCCGGAAAACCACCATTTTTAGTGGGGGTAGCGCATAGCTTCCAAGTAGTGGACGCCCTCATTTCTCAACCTTGGGACGTCCCCTTAGATCTCATCATCACCGATACTGGCCTTGCCGGCCCGGGTATGAACCACCTTGAGCCGCCCATAGGGAAAGATTAG
- a CDS encoding sodium-translocating pyrophosphatase produces MDAIPYLAGLSALLGLVLAGYFFTKVKAADPGDERMVFLMTEIQKGARAFLKQEYIWVSGFVVVMAILIGALIVPTAAITYVIGAVLSATAGYVGMTVATMANARTTQAAKDGPGPALSVAFRGGAVMGFSVAGLALAGLMAVYIIFVLMFEVDKAFEVVTAYGLGASSIALFSRVGGGIYTKAADVGADLVGKVEAGIPEDDPRNPATIADNVGDNVGDVAGMGADLFESYAGSILAPISLVAFATGLAAENASDAVTISLLGFPMAIALAGMVASIIGSFFVKGGDSTDSKALSHALHMGTNVAMGLTIVATVVLAGWMFGSDSVFENPYGLAISVIGGLIIGWALGKTAEYYTSDQFGPVKKIADQTKTGPATTILGGISAGMISVAASVGLLVLGIGVAYWGGEMAFDSIGNLDGGIYGIAVAAIGMLATTGVVVSVDAYGPIADNAGGIAEMAELDPSVREVTDALDSLGNTTAAIAKGFAVGSAALTALALFKSFEFAVIQAGGTLSLNIGEVSVFIGMFLGAMLPFLFAALTIDAVGRAAQEMIEEVRRQFREIPGLREGLPGVNPDSARCVEISTKASLKEMVVPGALAIVVPLVIGFISVNALGGFLAGALVTGFCLAIFMANAGGAWDNAKKYIEAGALGGKGSDNHKAAVVGDTVGDPFKDTSGPAMNILIKVMTIVSLVFASAFVG; encoded by the coding sequence TTGGACGCCATCCCTTACCTGGCAGGACTATCAGCCTTACTCGGCCTTGTCCTTGCTGGTTATTTTTTCACAAAAGTTAAAGCAGCCGATCCCGGCGACGAACGTATGGTCTTTTTGATGACCGAAATCCAGAAAGGAGCCCGGGCCTTCCTTAAGCAGGAATACATCTGGGTTTCGGGTTTCGTAGTTGTTATGGCCATTTTGATCGGCGCCTTGATCGTGCCCACCGCCGCTATTACCTACGTCATTGGGGCCGTTCTGTCGGCTACCGCTGGGTATGTCGGCATGACCGTGGCCACCATGGCTAACGCTCGTACCACGCAAGCCGCTAAAGACGGCCCTGGCCCAGCTTTGTCTGTGGCGTTCCGCGGCGGTGCCGTGATGGGCTTCTCAGTAGCTGGGTTGGCTTTGGCTGGCCTTATGGCCGTGTACATCATCTTCGTGCTCATGTTCGAAGTTGACAAAGCATTCGAAGTTGTTACCGCATACGGCTTGGGCGCCAGTTCTATTGCCCTGTTCAGCCGGGTAGGTGGCGGCATCTACACCAAAGCAGCCGACGTAGGAGCGGACTTGGTAGGCAAGGTTGAAGCGGGCATCCCAGAAGATGACCCTCGTAACCCAGCCACCATTGCCGACAACGTCGGTGACAATGTTGGCGACGTCGCCGGCATGGGCGCAGACCTTTTCGAAAGCTACGCCGGCTCCATTTTGGCTCCCATTTCTTTGGTGGCTTTCGCTACAGGTTTGGCGGCAGAAAACGCCTCCGATGCAGTAACCATTTCGCTGTTGGGTTTCCCAATGGCCATTGCCCTAGCGGGCATGGTGGCGTCCATCATCGGTTCCTTCTTTGTCAAGGGCGGCGACTCCACCGACTCCAAGGCGCTCTCCCATGCGCTACACATGGGCACCAACGTAGCCATGGGCTTAACCATTGTCGCCACGGTTGTGCTGGCCGGTTGGATGTTCGGCTCAGACTCTGTCTTTGAAAACCCTTACGGCCTGGCTATTTCCGTCATCGGCGGTTTGATCATTGGTTGGGCGCTGGGCAAGACCGCCGAGTACTACACCTCAGACCAGTTTGGCCCGGTTAAAAAGATTGCCGACCAAACCAAAACCGGCCCCGCTACCACCATTTTGGGTGGCATTTCTGCCGGCATGATTTCGGTAGCTGCTTCGGTGGGCCTTTTGGTCCTCGGGATAGGCGTGGCTTACTGGGGTGGCGAGATGGCGTTTGATTCCATCGGCAACCTCGACGGCGGCATTTACGGCATCGCCGTAGCGGCCATCGGCATGTTGGCCACCACCGGCGTGGTTGTTTCGGTTGATGCTTACGGGCCAATCGCTGACAACGCCGGCGGCATCGCTGAAATGGCCGAATTGGACCCCAGCGTGCGTGAAGTAACCGATGCTTTGGATTCCTTGGGTAACACCACGGCCGCCATTGCTAAGGGCTTTGCCGTTGGTTCTGCAGCACTCACCGCTTTGGCTCTTTTCAAGAGTTTCGAGTTTGCGGTCATTCAGGCTGGCGGAACGCTCTCGCTAAACATTGGCGAGGTCAGCGTATTTATCGGCATGTTCCTCGGAGCAATGCTGCCCTTCTTGTTTGCTGCTTTGACCATCGATGCTGTTGGTCGTGCCGCACAAGAAATGATCGAAGAAGTACGCCGTCAATTCAGGGAAATCCCGGGCTTGCGTGAAGGCTTGCCAGGGGTTAACCCTGATTCAGCTCGCTGCGTCGAAATCTCTACCAAAGCCTCTCTTAAAGAGATGGTGGTTCCCGGGGCCTTGGCCATCGTGGTTCCTTTGGTAATCGGCTTCATAAGCGTAAACGCTTTGGGCGGCTTCTTAGCTGGCGCTTTGGTTACCGGTTTCTGCTTGGCCATCTTTATGGCTAACGCCGGTGGTGCTTGGGACAACGCGAAAAAGTACATCGAAGCCGGTGCGCTTGGTGGCAAGGGTTCCGACAACCACAAAGCAGCCGTAGTTGGCGACACCGTAGGCGACCCCTTCAAAGACACTTCTGGCCCAGCCATGAACATTTTGATCAAGGTCATGACCATTGTTTCACTGGTCTTTGCCTCAGCCTTTGTTGGCTAA
- a CDS encoding 1,4-dihydroxy-2-naphthoyl-CoA synthase, with amino-acid sequence MQAEQLSKQSPVGLYAVLVTENKISATFDPELWQEVPGFDFGDITYHRAIGKGTVRIAFARPEVRNAFRPRTVDELYQALDHARMTADVGTILLTGNGPSPRDGGWAFCSGGDQRIRGRDGYQYAEGETAESVDPVRTGRLHILEVQRLIRFMPKVVIAVVPGWAVGGGHSLHVVCDLTLASRQHAVFKQTDADVASFDGGFGSAYLARQVGQKRAREIFFLGRDYSAEEAHAMGMVNAVIDHQELEATALEWAEEINAKSPTAQRMLKFAFNMIDDGLVGQQLFAGEATRLAYGTDEAAEGRDAFLEKRSQDFSEFPYHF; translated from the coding sequence ATGCAGGCAGAGCAGTTGTCTAAACAAAGCCCGGTTGGGCTCTATGCTGTCCTAGTGACTGAGAACAAGATTTCTGCAACCTTTGACCCTGAACTTTGGCAGGAAGTGCCAGGCTTCGATTTTGGCGACATTACTTATCATCGAGCAATCGGTAAAGGCACGGTGCGCATAGCTTTTGCTCGGCCCGAAGTGCGCAACGCTTTTCGGCCTCGTACCGTCGATGAGCTTTATCAAGCGCTTGATCATGCCCGCATGACCGCCGACGTGGGCACAATTTTATTGACCGGAAACGGCCCGTCGCCCCGAGACGGTGGGTGGGCTTTTTGTTCCGGTGGGGATCAACGCATCCGTGGCCGCGATGGTTATCAATATGCGGAAGGGGAAACGGCGGAAAGCGTTGACCCGGTGCGAACCGGCCGTTTACATATTTTAGAAGTCCAGCGCCTCATCCGTTTTATGCCTAAAGTAGTTATTGCCGTGGTCCCGGGGTGGGCAGTGGGAGGCGGCCATAGTTTGCATGTGGTTTGCGATCTCACCTTGGCCAGCCGTCAGCACGCAGTGTTTAAACAAACGGACGCCGACGTGGCCAGTTTTGACGGAGGTTTTGGTTCGGCCTACCTGGCTCGTCAAGTGGGGCAAAAACGGGCCCGAGAGATCTTCTTTTTAGGTCGGGATTATTCCGCCGAAGAGGCGCACGCCATGGGCATGGTTAATGCGGTGATCGACCATCAAGAGTTAGAAGCCACCGCTTTGGAGTGGGCTGAAGAAATTAACGCAAAGAGCCCGACCGCTCAACGCATGTTGAAGTTTGCTTTCAACATGATTGACGACGGCTTGGTGGGTCAACAGTTGTTTGCTGGAGAAGCTACTCGGTTGGCTTACGGCACCGATGAGGCCGCCGAAGGTAGAGACGCCTTTTTAGAAAAACGATCGCAAGATTTTAGCGAGTTCCCTTACCACTTTTAG
- a CDS encoding metal ABC transporter ATP-binding protein, translating to MILTMNDLPPLSLHEVYVERGNKWALENLCLDFPAASITALVGPNGSGKTTLLEVLAGLRKPTKGTITHLPDSISLVTQHHENPWMPLTVAEVVRMGRYQKKLLPNRLSPADHAHVEQALEKLDISALAGHPISELSGGQRQRAFIAQALARDASLLLLDEPITGLDFSSQEIIMRVIEQTRQAGGTVVLSTHHLDEARHADQVAVLATTLVAAGAPDAVLCPDVLRQAYGARLLGDHSEHDHRHEMLLIDDHGHGHHEN from the coding sequence ATGATTCTCACTATGAACGATTTACCTCCGCTTTCACTCCACGAGGTATACGTAGAGCGCGGCAACAAATGGGCCCTAGAAAACTTATGTTTAGACTTCCCGGCCGCCAGCATCACCGCTTTGGTGGGCCCCAACGGCTCGGGAAAAACAACCCTTCTGGAAGTCCTCGCCGGACTACGCAAACCAACCAAAGGGACCATAACCCACCTCCCCGACTCGATTTCCTTAGTAACCCAGCACCACGAAAACCCGTGGATGCCGTTAACCGTGGCCGAAGTCGTACGCATGGGCCGCTACCAAAAAAAACTCCTCCCCAACCGCCTCTCCCCCGCCGACCATGCCCATGTGGAACAAGCACTAGAAAAACTCGACATCTCAGCGCTGGCTGGGCACCCCATAAGCGAACTTTCCGGCGGCCAACGCCAGCGGGCCTTTATCGCCCAAGCATTGGCTCGAGACGCCTCACTGCTGCTCCTCGACGAACCAATAACTGGCCTAGATTTTTCTAGCCAAGAAATCATTATGCGGGTCATTGAACAAACCCGCCAGGCCGGAGGAACCGTGGTTCTCTCTACCCACCATTTAGACGAAGCCCGCCATGCGGATCAAGTAGCGGTGCTGGCTACCACCTTGGTGGCCGCCGGTGCACCCGACGCGGTGCTCTGCCCAGATGTGTTGCGTCAGGCCTACGGAGCCCGCCTCTTAGGCGACCACAGCGAACATGATCACCGCCACGAAATGCTACTCATTGACGATCACGGCCACGGTCACCACGAAAATTAG
- a CDS encoding 1-acyl-sn-glycerol-3-phosphate acyltransferase, whose product MKRTLMCLFGLLPWTSASTRWGTSYLVWATPVIASSAPREHPPACVFKAMTPQEEKKQLLVQRRLYHAIRPMARFDLGPPPTGVDGPVILAANHRSLADLLFAAALYHLWGWPVRSLVAAAYFEKPGIGSLLRGLGCIPVSGREAVERAAEILAEGTSVAIMPEGRVVRPEEWQPTGVGEARTGVGRLALESKRPVIAVGAAGTEVLWPRKSTLPRVRPWRRPLLVARHEVIGVVENLEARVALEKIWEGVRRQVNLADQVRKDS is encoded by the coding sequence ATGAAGCGCACCCTGATGTGCCTATTTGGACTGCTTCCGTGGACGAGTGCCTCAACGAGGTGGGGTACATCGTACCTGGTCTGGGCGACGCCGGTGATCGCATCTTCGGCACCACGTGAGCATCCGCCCGCTTGTGTTTTTAAAGCTATGACTCCTCAGGAAGAGAAAAAGCAACTTCTGGTTCAGCGCCGGCTCTACCATGCCATTCGCCCAATGGCTCGTTTTGATTTGGGGCCGCCCCCCACGGGGGTAGACGGCCCAGTTATTTTGGCCGCCAACCATCGAAGCTTGGCTGATCTTTTGTTCGCAGCCGCTTTGTATCACCTCTGGGGTTGGCCGGTTCGTTCGCTGGTGGCTGCTGCTTATTTTGAAAAACCGGGCATTGGGTCTCTTTTGCGAGGCTTGGGGTGCATCCCGGTTTCTGGCCGAGAAGCCGTTGAAAGAGCGGCCGAGATCTTAGCGGAAGGTACCTCGGTGGCCATTATGCCCGAGGGGCGCGTGGTGCGGCCCGAAGAGTGGCAGCCCACGGGGGTTGGGGAGGCGCGTACCGGGGTGGGGCGTTTGGCTTTGGAAAGCAAACGTCCGGTTATCGCGGTGGGGGCTGCGGGCACCGAGGTGTTGTGGCCTCGTAAGAGCACGTTGCCTCGGGTGCGGCCGTGGCGTCGCCCCTTGTTGGTAGCTCGCCATGAGGTAATTGGGGTCGTTGAAAACCTTGAGGCTCGTGTAGCACTCGAAAAAATCTGGGAGGGCGTGCGGCGCCAGGTGAATCTTGCCGACCAAGTCCGCAAGGACAGCTAA
- a CDS encoding uracil phosphoribosyltransferase, which translates to MPELHVVDHPLVQHKLTQMRRFDTPSERFRQLLTETSLLLTYEVTRELPLTTTTITTPLVETEAPELVEHPVVVSILRAGNGLLDGVLQVIPGARVGHVGLYRDHETLQPVEYYCKFPSLEGQTVIVVDPMLATGNSAAAALERVKADGPAAIRFLCLLAAPEGIAALHEAHPDVPIWTASVDECLNEVGYIVPGLGDAGDRIFGTT; encoded by the coding sequence ATGCCAGAACTTCATGTCGTAGACCATCCCCTTGTTCAACACAAGTTGACCCAGATGCGCCGGTTTGATACTCCCAGTGAGCGTTTTCGCCAACTGCTTACTGAAACCAGTTTGTTGCTTACTTATGAGGTGACGCGCGAATTGCCGCTCACCACGACGACCATCACGACCCCTTTGGTTGAAACTGAAGCGCCTGAACTAGTTGAACACCCGGTAGTGGTCTCTATTTTGCGAGCCGGCAACGGGCTCCTTGATGGCGTGTTGCAGGTCATCCCTGGGGCTCGTGTCGGCCATGTTGGGCTTTATCGAGACCATGAAACTCTTCAACCGGTCGAGTACTATTGCAAGTTTCCTTCGTTGGAGGGGCAAACGGTGATCGTGGTTGACCCTATGTTGGCTACCGGAAACTCGGCCGCCGCTGCTCTTGAGCGTGTTAAAGCCGATGGGCCGGCAGCCATTCGTTTTCTTTGTTTGTTGGCTGCTCCTGAGGGAATCGCCGCTTTGCATGAAGCGCACCCTGATGTGCCTATTTGGACTGCTTCCGTGGACGAGTGCCTCAACGAGGTGGGGTACATCGTACCTGGTCTGGGCGACGCCGGTGATCGCATCTTCGGCACCACGTGA
- a CDS encoding aromatic ring-hydroxylating dioxygenase subunit alpha: MGTCSTLTEMTGEQRQSPSAPWTDDAFWAPTRRAVEEASALPADCYADQEFFDLESEKVFETAWVCVGTANELNAPGQVLVRKLGKRSVLLMRTEAGELHGFYNSCRHRGTELFANDCTAGATLRCPYHRWGYDRDGVLNTTPLFEEVTVKDFDPTDFSLHPVRTAQWGCLLFACADPHTVEIDEWFGDLTERVANYQLENWVTHLEVDLEMNANWKLISENYQEYYHVPWIHPELAKVSRVVDHYRFQGPGMYCGQTTTPITETSRDDWTVMPKATTLSNGEAVSGRFLAIFPNVLLSLLPNHAFVLRLEPLEPGKTREHCTWLLPPGNEKVSDEEFAATRDFWIDINNEDIDIVERNQRGISQGAYTPGRLSPRFEEPLHRFYNMLADHMTGTRRIPKGDESDKIPSYGEGTNPDPWTKEARKS, translated from the coding sequence ATGGGAACTTGCTCTACGCTCACCGAGATGACCGGTGAGCAGAGACAGTCTCCCTCAGCACCATGGACCGATGACGCATTCTGGGCCCCCACGCGCCGAGCGGTAGAAGAGGCCTCAGCATTACCCGCCGACTGCTATGCCGACCAAGAATTTTTTGATTTAGAGAGTGAAAAAGTTTTTGAAACCGCATGGGTCTGTGTCGGGACAGCCAACGAACTAAACGCACCCGGCCAAGTGTTGGTCAGGAAACTTGGTAAACGATCGGTGCTCTTAATGCGCACCGAGGCCGGAGAACTTCACGGTTTTTACAATTCGTGCCGCCACCGAGGCACCGAACTTTTTGCTAACGACTGCACCGCCGGAGCCACCCTGCGCTGCCCCTATCACCGTTGGGGGTACGACCGAGACGGGGTGCTCAACACCACGCCGCTCTTTGAAGAAGTAACGGTAAAAGATTTTGACCCCACAGATTTTAGTCTGCACCCAGTGCGTACCGCCCAGTGGGGGTGCTTGCTCTTTGCCTGCGCCGACCCCCACACCGTTGAAATAGACGAATGGTTCGGCGACCTCACCGAACGAGTAGCCAACTACCAATTGGAAAACTGGGTAACCCACCTTGAAGTCGACCTTGAAATGAACGCCAATTGGAAACTTATTTCAGAGAACTATCAAGAATATTATCATGTCCCGTGGATACACCCAGAACTCGCCAAGGTCTCTCGAGTAGTCGACCACTACCGCTTTCAAGGCCCTGGCATGTATTGCGGGCAAACCACCACACCCATAACTGAAACCAGTCGTGACGACTGGACGGTCATGCCTAAAGCAACCACTCTGAGTAACGGCGAAGCGGTAAGCGGACGCTTCTTAGCCATTTTCCCAAATGTCTTGTTGAGCCTGCTCCCCAACCACGCCTTCGTGTTACGCCTCGAACCTCTTGAACCCGGCAAAACCCGCGAACATTGCACGTGGCTCCTCCCTCCAGGAAACGAAAAGGTTTCCGACGAAGAGTTTGCCGCAACCCGTGATTTTTGGATCGACATCAACAACGAGGACATCGACATCGTAGAACGCAACCAACGAGGCATCAGCCAAGGCGCCTACACCCCCGGTCGCCTCTCCCCCCGCTTTGAAGAACCACTTCACCGCTTTTATAATATGTTGGCCGACCATATGACCGGAACCCGCCGCATACCAAAAGGCGACGAATCCGACAAAATTCCCTCCTACGGAGAAGGAACAAACCCGGACCCATGGACAAAAGAAGCAAGAAAGTCCTGA
- a CDS encoding FAD-dependent oxidoreductase: MPQHAYKYSAAKLLRHGLTRGTWPRMWRQPEFKDTYDVVIIGGGLHGLATAYYLATEHGITNVAVVDKGYLGGGGSGRNTAIVRSNYLTPEGVAFYDRSLHLYNQMADDLNLNVMFSRRGHLTLAHTDSALRTMHWRAEVNKLQGIDSSVIDPADVKKEAPSLDVSPNTRYPILGALFHPPGGTVRHDAVVWGYARAADHHGVHLHQQTEVLDILCEGGTGPEGKGPGGKVTGVRTSRGDISAPVVVNCTAGWASLISNMAGVPLPITTHPLQAAVTEPTKVFLPTVVVSGSLHVYVSQTDRGELVFGASVDPVGTYRVNGTLEFTEELAGHVLELMPGISKMRLMRQWSGLCDMTPDYSPVMGFTPVDGYLVDVGWGTYGFKAGPVSGETMARTIATGKTDEMIAPFNLSRFTEGDLVGEKGAAAVGH, from the coding sequence ATGCCCCAACACGCCTACAAATATTCGGCAGCCAAACTGCTGCGCCACGGCTTAACCCGCGGCACCTGGCCCCGCATGTGGCGCCAACCCGAATTCAAAGACACCTATGACGTAGTCATCATCGGCGGCGGCCTCCACGGCCTCGCAACTGCCTACTACTTGGCCACCGAACACGGCATAACCAACGTGGCCGTAGTGGACAAGGGCTACTTGGGCGGCGGCGGGTCGGGCCGCAACACGGCCATCGTGCGCTCCAACTATCTGACCCCGGAAGGCGTGGCCTTTTACGACCGCTCGCTGCATCTTTATAACCAAATGGCCGATGACCTAAACCTCAACGTCATGTTCTCTCGCCGTGGCCACTTGACCCTGGCCCACACCGACTCGGCACTGCGCACCATGCACTGGAGAGCCGAAGTCAACAAGTTGCAAGGCATCGACTCCAGCGTTATCGACCCGGCAGACGTCAAAAAAGAAGCCCCCAGCTTGGACGTCTCGCCCAACACTCGTTACCCCATTTTAGGCGCCCTCTTTCACCCTCCCGGAGGCACCGTGCGCCACGACGCAGTGGTTTGGGGCTACGCCCGAGCCGCCGACCATCACGGCGTGCATTTACACCAACAAACCGAAGTGCTCGACATTTTGTGCGAAGGAGGCACCGGACCCGAAGGCAAAGGCCCGGGCGGCAAAGTCACCGGAGTGAGAACCAGTCGAGGTGACATCAGCGCACCCGTAGTCGTCAACTGCACTGCAGGGTGGGCATCGCTTATCTCCAACATGGCGGGAGTCCCCCTACCCATCACCACCCACCCTCTGCAAGCTGCAGTCACCGAACCAACCAAAGTTTTCCTGCCTACCGTGGTGGTCTCGGGTTCGCTGCACGTCTATGTCAGCCAAACCGACCGCGGCGAACTGGTCTTCGGCGCATCAGTAGACCCCGTTGGCACCTACCGGGTCAACGGCACCTTGGAATTCACCGAAGAACTGGCCGGCCACGTATTAGAACTCATGCCGGGAATCTCCAAAATGCGGCTCATGCGGCAATGGTCCGGCCTCTGCGATATGACCCCCGACTACTCCCCCGTCATGGGTTTCACCCCAGTAGATGGCTATTTAGTTGATGTGGGATGGGGTACCTACGGTTTTAAAGCCGGCCCAGTCTCCGGTGAAACCATGGCCCGAACCATTGCCACCGGAAAGACCGATGAAATGATCGCCCCCTTTAACCTCAGCCGATTTACCGAAGGCGACCTGGTCGGCGAAAAAGGCGCCGCTGCGGTGGGTCACTAA
- a CDS encoding sarcosine oxidase subunit delta has product MIIVPCPHCGPRNSADLRNCGEVVHRPNPDTATLTEWRTYLYLRENAAGWVTETWYCRAGCRRYFTIERNTVTNEIRDHS; this is encoded by the coding sequence ATGATCATTGTTCCTTGCCCCCACTGCGGCCCCCGCAACTCGGCCGATCTCCGTAACTGCGGCGAAGTTGTCCATCGCCCCAACCCCGACACCGCCACGCTCACCGAGTGGCGCACCTACCTTTACCTACGCGAAAACGCTGCCGGTTGGGTAACCGAAACCTGGTACTGCCGTGCTGGCTGCCGCCGCTATTTCACCATTGAGCGCAACACCGTGACCAATGAGATTCGAGACCACTCATGA